From a single Miscanthus floridulus cultivar M001 chromosome 8, ASM1932011v1, whole genome shotgun sequence genomic region:
- the LOC136474481 gene encoding large ribosomal subunit protein bL19cy-like, giving the protein MAAASATAVSGVVLPHAFLSHRSPPPQVLAVASSFRQLSLCASPRRTTHIIARADASAEAGEPEPESEAEPVTASAESEEGAAEGAVAVAEAEEEEPPPPSKPKVKFGEIIGILNKQFIEEAEKVKTVPDLRPGDIIELRMQRPNKRRLSLFKGIIIAKHKAGVHTTIRVRRIIAGVGVEITFPVYSPRIKEITVIRHRKVRRAKLYYLKDKLPRFSTFK; this is encoded by the exons atggccgccgcctccgccaccgccgtcTCCGGCGTCGTGCTTCCCCACGCCTTCCTATCCCaccggtcgccgccgccgcaggtcCTAGCCGTGGCCTCCTCATTCCGCCAGCTCTCCCTGTGCGCTTCCCCTCGCCGGACCACCCACATAATCGCCCGCGCTGACGCCAGTGCCGAAGCCGGAGAACCGGAGCCTGAGTCTGAGGCGGAACCTGTCACTGCCTCAGCTGAATCCGAAGAGGGGGCAGCCGAGGGGGCTGTCGCTGTGGCGGAGGCGGAGGAAGAggaaccgccgccgccgagcaagCCGAAGGTTAAGTTCGGCGAAATAATTGGG ATTCTGAATAAGCAGTTCATTGAGGAGGCTGAGAAGGTGAAGACTGTACCGGATCTGAGGCCCGGCGATATCATTGAGCTTAGGATG CAACGGCCCAACAAGAGGAGATTGTCGCTCTTTAAGGGCATAATCATCGCAAAACACAAAGCCGGTGTTCACACCACAATCCGTGTCAGAAGGATCATTGCTGGTGTAGGAGTTGAGATTACTTTCCCAGT GTACTCACCCAGGATCAAGGAGATCACGGTAATAAGGCACAGGAAAGTGAGGAGAGCAAAGTTGTACTACCTGAAAGATAAGCTTCCCCGCTTTTCAACCTTCAAGTGA
- the LOC136474480 gene encoding vesicle-associated protein 2-1-like — translation MGGSGTLISVYPEELTFLFELEKPCYCNLKVVNNSEHHVAFKVKTTSPRKYFVRPNASIVQPWDSCTITITLQAQKEYPPDMQCKDKFLIQSTKVAASTDMDEIPPDTFNKETDKVIEEMKLKVVYTVPSGGSDDSSVSSLGNRSFKAASDDLMMLKNASIEEIQTIQRLKEERDNMLQQNQQMQRELDVLRRRRSRKGDAGFSLTFAAFAGLIGVLVGLLMSLIFSSPPADA, via the exons ATGGGAGGTAGCGGAACGCTGATCTCGGTTTACCCCGAGGAGCTCACCTTCTTGT TTGAGCTGGAGAAGCCGTGCTATTGCAATCTCAAGGTGGTGAACAACAGCGAGCACCATGTCGCATTCAAG GTCAAAACAACATCACCGAGGAAGTATTTTGTCCGGCCGAACGCGAGCATCGTCCAGCCATGGGATTCTTGCACAATAACGA TTACGCTGCAGGCACAGAAAGAGTACCCACCAGATATGCAATGCAAGGATAAGTTCTTGATTCAGAGCACGAAGGTGGCTGCCAGTACCGACATGGATGAGATCCCCCCTGATACG TTCAACAAGGAAACGGATAAGGTAATCGAGGAAATGAAGCTCAAGGTTGTTTACACAGTACCTAGTGGAGGTTCAGATGACTCTAGTGTGTCATCTTTAGGAAACCGGAGCTTCAAAGCGGCATCTGACGATCTGATG ATGCTGAAGAATGCAAGCATCGAAGAG ATCCAGACAATTCAGCGGCTGAAGGAAGAAAGAGATAACATGcttcagcaaaatcagcaaatGCAACGTGAATTG GATGTGCTTCGGAGGCGTAGGAGCCGCAAAGGCGATGCAGGTTTCTCCTTGACGTTTGCTGCGTTTGCTGGGCTAATAGGTGTTCTGGTGGGGCTCCTGATGAGCCTCATCTTCTCTTCCCCACCGGCTGATGCATAA